CAACTACTAGATTGTTCTTCTCTTCAGAAATAACTTTGTTTGTTAAAGTTAGAGCGTTGTAGATCGATGGAAGTTTTCCGTTTGGAAATTCAACGTCAACAACTGGACCCATAACTTGCTTAATGTACCCAATATTAGTCTCAGACATTACTAGCTCCTTAGCCATTTAATGACTCAGCACCTGATACAACTTCGATTAACTCAGTTGTAATGGCCGCTTGTCTTAATTTATTCATTTTAATAGTTAGTTTATCAATTGCTTCTTTACAGTTAGCAGATGCAGAATCCATTGCACTCATTCTCGAACCATGCTCAGCTGCTAATGCATCTAAAAGAGATGTATAAACAGAACTCACATAAGTTTGAGGAATTAATGAATCAAGTATTTCCTTTGGTGTAGGCTCATACTTAAAATCAAATGGAAACTTTTCTTTTAACTCTTGCTTTTCTTCTTCAGCTAAAGACATTGGAAGAACTTGTTTTACACAAGGATCAAACTCTATTGCTGATTCAAAAATATTATAGGCAACATAAATTCTACCGATTTCACCAGACTTAAACTTTTCAGCAAGTTCCTCAGCAACATCAACCATTTCATTATATGTCGGCTCAATTTTTTCAAAAGAAAAATCTTTCGCTACAATAACTTCTTTCTTAACCAGGTCTTTAACCTTCTTACCAATGAAGTAGCATTCCACTTCTTCCTCAGTTTGAGAGATAAACGCTTTAACTTTCTTAGAAAGTTGAGAGTTGTAACCTGCACAAAGACCTTTATTGCTTGAGA
The sequence above is a segment of the Halobacteriovorax sp. JY17 genome. Coding sequences within it:
- the atpG gene encoding ATP synthase F1 subunit gamma — protein: MANIKELKKKIKSTKGTYKITSAMKLVSAAKLSKAQQAIQNSRPYAKELEETIKTVSALVQDYSHEYLVESDNKKSALLVISSNKGLCAGYNSQLSKKVKAFISQTEEEVECYFIGKKVKDLVKKEVIVAKDFSFEKIEPTYNEMVDVAEELAEKFKSGEIGRIYVAYNIFESAIEFDPCVKQVLPMSLAEEEKQELKEKFPFDFKYEPTPKEILDSLIPQTYVSSVYTSLLDALAAEHGSRMSAMDSASANCKEAIDKLTIKMNKLRQAAITTELIEVVSGAESLNG